Proteins from a genomic interval of Mycobacterium conspicuum:
- a CDS encoding lipid-transfer protein translates to MSNKVYVVGVGMTKFEKPGRREGWDYPQMAKESGTKALQDAGVDYSDIEQGFVGYCSGDSTSGNRALYELGMTGIPIVNVNNNCSTGSTALFLGAQTIRGGLADCVLALGFEKMQPGALAGGAEDRESPLGRHVKAMNEIDEFHFPVAPWMFGAAGREHMKKYGTTAEHFAKIGLKNHKHSVNNPYAQFQEEYSLEDILAAKMISDPLTKLQCSPTSDGSAAVVLASEDYVAKHDLAGQAVEIVGQAMTTDFASTFDGSARNIIGYDMNVQAAQKVYQQSGLGPDDFQVIELHDCFSANELLLYEALGLCGEGEAPKLVDDNQTTYGGRWVVNPSGGLISKGHPLGATGLAQCSELTWQLRGTADKRQVEGVSAALQHNIGLGGAAVVTAYQRAER, encoded by the coding sequence ATGTCTAACAAGGTTTACGTGGTCGGCGTGGGGATGACCAAGTTCGAGAAGCCGGGGCGCCGCGAGGGCTGGGACTACCCGCAGATGGCGAAGGAGTCGGGCACTAAGGCGCTGCAGGACGCCGGGGTCGACTACAGCGACATCGAGCAGGGCTTCGTCGGCTACTGCTCGGGTGATTCCACCTCCGGCAACCGCGCCCTCTACGAGTTGGGCATGACGGGCATCCCGATCGTCAACGTCAACAACAACTGTTCCACCGGGTCGACGGCGCTGTTTCTGGGCGCGCAAACCATTCGCGGCGGGCTGGCCGACTGCGTGCTGGCGCTGGGCTTCGAGAAGATGCAGCCCGGCGCGCTGGCCGGCGGCGCCGAGGACCGCGAATCGCCGCTGGGCCGGCACGTCAAGGCGATGAACGAGATCGACGAGTTCCACTTCCCGGTGGCGCCCTGGATGTTCGGCGCGGCCGGCCGCGAGCATATGAAGAAGTACGGCACCACCGCCGAGCACTTCGCGAAGATCGGCCTGAAGAACCACAAGCACTCGGTCAACAACCCGTACGCGCAGTTCCAGGAGGAGTACTCCCTCGAAGACATCCTGGCCGCCAAGATGATCTCCGACCCGCTGACCAAGCTGCAGTGCTCGCCCACCTCCGACGGTTCCGCCGCCGTGGTGCTGGCCAGCGAGGACTACGTCGCCAAGCACGACCTCGCCGGGCAGGCCGTGGAGATCGTCGGACAGGCCATGACCACCGACTTCGCCTCCACCTTCGACGGCAGCGCGCGCAACATAATCGGCTACGACATGAATGTCCAAGCGGCGCAAAAGGTTTACCAGCAGTCCGGCCTCGGTCCGGACGACTTCCAGGTGATCGAGCTGCACGACTGCTTCTCGGCCAACGAGCTGCTGCTGTACGAGGCGCTGGGTCTGTGCGGCGAGGGCGAGGCGCCCAAGCTGGTCGACGACAACCAGACCACCTACGGCGGTCGCTGGGTGGTCAACCCGTCGGGCGGGCTGATCTCGAAGGGCCACCCGTTGGGCGCGACGGGCCTGGCGCAGTGCTCCGAACTGACCTGGCAGCTGCGCGGCACCGCCGACAAGCGTCAGGTCGAGGGCGTGTCCGCCGCGCTGCAGCACAACATCGGGCTGGGCGGGGCCGCGGTGGTCACCGCCTACCAGCGCGCCGAGCGCTGA